A single genomic interval of Granulicella tundricola MP5ACTX9 harbors:
- the hslV gene encoding ATP-dependent protease subunit HslV, which yields MSDSLTKRVGIGASGHPSGHPLDLGEGRRIRSTTVICVRRGDSVVMAADGQVSLGGTVMKSSAKKIRRLYNDKVLAGFAGSTADAFSLFGRFEAKLEQYAGNLGRAAVELAKDWRTDKMLRQLEALLVVADASQTLMLSGTGDVIEPDAMRPGEGIMAIGSGGSYAQAAALALMENTEMSAREITEKAMKIAADICIYTNERITVEELKAL from the coding sequence ATGAGCGATTCTTTGACGAAACGTGTGGGGATTGGAGCCTCCGGGCATCCTTCCGGGCATCCGCTGGATCTGGGCGAGGGGCGGCGTATCCGCTCGACGACGGTGATCTGCGTCAGGCGCGGGGATTCCGTGGTGATGGCGGCGGATGGGCAAGTGTCGCTGGGCGGTACGGTGATGAAGAGCTCCGCGAAGAAGATCCGGCGGCTTTATAACGACAAGGTGCTGGCGGGTTTTGCGGGTTCGACTGCGGATGCGTTCAGCCTGTTTGGACGGTTTGAGGCCAAGCTGGAGCAGTATGCGGGCAACCTGGGCCGGGCGGCTGTTGAGCTTGCCAAGGACTGGCGGACGGACAAGATGCTGCGGCAGCTTGAGGCTCTGCTGGTGGTTGCGGATGCCTCGCAGACACTGATGTTGAGCGGGACGGGCGATGTGATCGAACCGGATGCGATGAGGCCGGGCGAAGGGATCATGGCGATCGGGTCCGGGGGCAGCTATGCGCAGGCCGCGGCGCTGGCGCTGATGGAGAATACGGAGATGTCGGCGCGTGAGATTACGGAGAAGGCAATGAAGATTGCCGCTGACATCTGTATCTATACGAATGAGCGGATCACGGTTGAAGAGTTGAAGGCGCTGTAA
- a CDS encoding type II toxin-antitoxin system VapC family toxin: MLYLLDTDILSQRTKPFPNPQVKAWLAATNDLDTAISVINLLELQQGVGVLPTGKRKKSLEHWLSVSILEIYENRILPISPEIALHAGNLVALAKSSGHTATAEDALIAATAHIHALTLVTLNRKHFQRLGAKMLSF; this comes from the coding sequence GTGCTCTATCTCCTTGACACAGACATCCTCTCCCAGCGCACAAAACCATTCCCTAACCCTCAAGTGAAGGCCTGGCTTGCTGCTACGAACGACTTGGATACTGCGATCAGCGTCATCAATCTGCTGGAACTGCAGCAAGGCGTAGGGGTACTTCCAACCGGAAAACGCAAGAAAAGCCTTGAGCATTGGCTCTCCGTATCCATCTTGGAGATATACGAAAACCGCATCCTGCCGATCAGTCCTGAGATAGCGCTCCATGCCGGCAACCTTGTAGCACTCGCGAAATCTTCAGGACACACCGCCACAGCGGAAGACGCCCTGATAGCCGCAACGGCGCATATCCATGCGCTCACACTGGTGACGCTCAATCGCAAACACTTTCAGCGATTGGGAGCAAAGATGCTCTCCTTCTAA
- a CDS encoding OsmC family protein: protein MDRSASAVWQGGLKDGKGTISTQSGTLHEAQYSFSTRFENGVGTNPEELIAAAHAGCFTMALSGQLTSAELTPDSIETTAVVTMEKTDDGPTVTKIHLVTKARVPNADKDKFDELAKKAKEGCPISRLLKAAEITLDAQLV from the coding sequence ATGGATCGCAGCGCGAGTGCAGTTTGGCAGGGCGGACTGAAGGACGGTAAGGGAACGATTTCAACGCAGAGCGGCACGTTGCACGAGGCGCAGTACAGCTTCAGCACGCGCTTTGAGAATGGCGTTGGGACTAACCCTGAAGAGTTGATTGCGGCGGCTCATGCGGGCTGCTTCACGATGGCGCTGAGCGGGCAGTTAACTTCGGCTGAGCTGACGCCGGACTCGATTGAGACGACTGCGGTGGTGACGATGGAGAAGACCGATGACGGGCCTACGGTGACGAAGATTCACCTGGTGACGAAGGCTCGGGTGCCGAATGCGGATAAGGATAAGTTCGATGAGCTGGCGAAGAAGGCTAAAGAAGGGTGTCCGATTTCGCGGCTGCTGAAGGCTGCTGAGATCACGTTGGATGCTCAGTTGGTTTGA
- the hslU gene encoding ATP-dependent protease ATPase subunit HslU: MAIFLPGAAEDQALALDELTPREIVAELDKYVVGQGAAKRAVAIALRNRMRRQKLPPDLADDIMPKNIIMIGPTGVGKTEIARRLAKLTNSPFLKVEASKFTEVGYVGRDVESIVRDLVEIAIDLVREEKLEDVADKAELHAEDRLLDLLLPPTPAAATAANAAAATEVAGTNVIQLPMQMDTESPEYVAPVADVGPSEDKKHEPTSYERTREKLRQQFREGKLDERVVEIDVRDRNQPSFEFIAAPGQDESDMSLKDVLPGLFGQRTKKRKMKVAEAFDYLVQEEEGRLVDMDQVTKLAVERVEESGIVFLDEIDKIAGREGGHGPDVSREGVQRDILPIVEGTTVNTKYGMVSTDHILFIAAGAFHVSKPSDLIPELQGRFPIRVELQSLTVGDFVRILTEPKSSLVKQSTALLETEGLKLEFTPEALAEMAEFAFKVNESTENIGARRLHTIMERVLDEISFQAPDLMKNAKGESSEEGVVGQVGHSAPLGGEVRPDSPPLPVIERRKEDGTVEKVIVVDPEYVRQQVAGIVKNQDLSRYIL, translated from the coding sequence ATGGCTATTTTTTTACCGGGGGCGGCTGAGGATCAGGCGCTGGCACTGGATGAGTTGACGCCGCGCGAGATCGTTGCGGAGCTGGACAAGTATGTGGTGGGACAGGGTGCGGCGAAGCGGGCTGTGGCGATTGCGCTGCGCAACCGGATGCGTCGGCAGAAGCTTCCGCCGGATCTTGCGGACGACATCATGCCGAAGAACATCATCATGATTGGGCCTACGGGCGTGGGTAAGACGGAGATTGCGCGGCGGCTGGCGAAGCTGACGAACTCTCCTTTCCTCAAGGTAGAAGCTAGCAAGTTCACCGAGGTTGGGTACGTGGGGCGGGATGTAGAGTCGATCGTGCGTGATCTGGTGGAGATTGCGATCGACCTGGTGCGCGAAGAGAAGCTGGAAGATGTGGCGGATAAGGCGGAGCTTCATGCAGAGGATCGTCTGCTGGATCTGCTGCTGCCTCCTACGCCGGCTGCTGCGACCGCTGCCAATGCGGCTGCGGCGACCGAGGTTGCCGGGACGAATGTGATTCAGCTTCCGATGCAGATGGATACGGAGTCGCCTGAGTATGTTGCGCCGGTTGCGGATGTTGGGCCGAGCGAGGACAAGAAGCATGAGCCGACCAGCTACGAGCGGACGCGGGAGAAGCTGCGGCAGCAGTTCCGCGAAGGCAAGCTGGATGAGCGGGTGGTGGAGATCGATGTGCGCGACCGCAATCAGCCTAGCTTCGAGTTCATTGCTGCGCCGGGGCAGGATGAATCGGACATGTCTTTGAAAGACGTGCTTCCGGGTCTGTTTGGGCAGAGGACCAAGAAGCGCAAGATGAAGGTTGCGGAGGCGTTCGACTACCTGGTGCAGGAGGAGGAGGGGCGGCTAGTCGATATGGATCAGGTGACCAAGCTCGCGGTTGAGCGTGTTGAAGAGTCCGGGATCGTGTTTCTGGATGAGATCGACAAGATTGCCGGGCGTGAGGGTGGACACGGCCCTGACGTGTCCAGAGAAGGAGTTCAGCGGGATATTCTGCCGATCGTGGAAGGGACCACCGTCAACACGAAGTATGGGATGGTTTCGACCGACCACATCCTGTTTATTGCTGCCGGGGCATTCCATGTGTCGAAGCCGAGCGATCTGATTCCGGAGTTGCAGGGACGGTTCCCGATTCGGGTGGAGCTGCAGTCGCTGACCGTTGGGGACTTTGTAAGGATTCTGACGGAGCCGAAGTCCTCGCTGGTGAAGCAATCGACGGCGCTGCTGGAGACCGAGGGGTTGAAGCTGGAGTTCACGCCGGAGGCACTGGCTGAGATGGCGGAGTTTGCGTTCAAGGTGAATGAGTCGACGGAGAACATTGGCGCTCGGCGGCTGCATACGATCATGGAGCGGGTGCTGGATGAGATCAGCTTCCAGGCTCCGGATCTGATGAAGAATGCGAAGGGGGAGAGCTCGGAGGAGGGGGTGGTGGGGCAGGTCGGCCACTCGGCTCCGCTGGGGGGCGAGGTGAGGCCGGACTCGCCGCCGCTGCCGGTGATCGAACGGCGCAAGGAGGATGGGACGGTGGAGAAGGTGATCGTGGTGGACCCGGAGTATGTGCGGCAGCAGGTTGCGGGGATCGTGAAGAATCAGGATCTGAGCCGGTACATCCTGTGA
- a CDS encoding type II toxin-antitoxin system Phd/YefM family antitoxin has product MATWGIAKAKAQLSELIYEAEKTGPQKVTRSGRDVAVVLSIDEWKRLATPDRSETRPQRSVWDVLSNSPLRGSNLKIPRRRPSTRVIDLSE; this is encoded by the coding sequence ATGGCCACATGGGGCATCGCGAAAGCAAAGGCGCAGTTGAGCGAACTGATCTACGAGGCGGAAAAGACCGGCCCGCAGAAGGTAACGCGCAGTGGCCGGGATGTTGCTGTCGTCCTTTCCATCGACGAATGGAAGCGCCTCGCCACACCTGACCGTTCCGAAACCAGACCGCAGCGGTCTGTATGGGACGTGCTGAGTAACTCCCCTTTGCGCGGCTCCAATCTCAAAATTCCACGCCGCAGGCCCAGCACCCGGGTCATCGATCTGAGCGAGTAG
- a CDS encoding phosphoenolpyruvate carboxylase, whose protein sequence is MPSLWSPASWSSRLEELLSPAGELKGAPLRRDVRSLGMLLGLVLREQAAAGVYESVEGLRLAAIGRRESSDANAGALPSVAAEAADAGRAYQLARAFSFYFELINLAETNHRKRRRLAHQLEDAAPQRGSLRGTLRALKKAGRSGEEIRELLARVQVMAVFTAHPTEVARRSVMFKRRRISELLERLDGIPVPGATLEALERDLTAEITALWQTDDVRAQRPTVRDEIRMALDYYESSLFDTLPVLYGEIEGALAAELGDKVELEDLPLLVTFGSWIGGDRDGNPFVTPATTAEALGAARELLFGHYLKRLQTVFDQLGSSTNQAGVTDELEARLEVYLAELRVAGSQSAEQRFVERFPQERVRLLVACMMLRLGGSPQSSVKLEAPPLAPYTAATELVGDLRVLRASLGAHHGERLAAMLIDPLVVEAKTYGLHLQALDIRQHARVHAAAIEELAGASDVAKVPEALSAGTMEVLETFQMLAKLKREYPAESVARYVISGATSAEDVLNVVRLARVGGVAVEGSESDPGLQPVPLFESIEDLQNAPAICRELWGAAAYKPLLASWGGAQEVMLGYSDSNKDGGMMTSTWEIFKAHRALYEVAAECGVTLRLFHGRGGTVGRGGGPTHRAIYAQPMDSFSGQLRLTEQGEVLNWKYSDVVLAERNLELMIAASLDALGRPKDKGEHLTGVLLPEWERVLDGLSESSYAFYRKHIVDDPETFTYFEQATPVAELEHARIGSRPAKRTDASSAKKRSMEDLRAIPWVFGWMQSRHLVPAWFGVGHALALYEAEFGLDLLQKMFRSFPLFIDIVRNVEMALAKADFGIARLYASLVEDAGLRERVLGTLEREFELTTKMVLAVTGQSVLLERNAVLEQSIRLRNPYVDPLSLLQVELMRRKRGLGEADEVERGNIDRAITATINGISAGLRNTG, encoded by the coding sequence ATGCCCTCACTTTGGTCTCCTGCTTCGTGGTCGTCTCGTTTGGAAGAGCTACTCTCGCCTGCGGGTGAGTTGAAGGGCGCGCCGCTGCGGCGGGATGTGCGATCGCTGGGGATGCTGCTGGGGCTGGTGCTGCGGGAACAGGCTGCGGCGGGGGTGTATGAGTCGGTTGAGGGGCTGCGGCTGGCGGCGATTGGGCGGCGGGAGTCCTCCGATGCGAATGCGGGAGCTTTGCCTTCCGTGGCGGCTGAGGCGGCGGATGCTGGGCGAGCCTATCAGTTGGCGCGGGCGTTTTCTTTCTATTTCGAGCTGATCAACCTGGCGGAGACGAATCACCGCAAGCGGCGGCGGCTGGCGCACCAGTTGGAGGATGCGGCTCCACAGCGTGGGTCTCTGAGGGGGACTTTGCGGGCGTTGAAGAAGGCTGGGCGGAGTGGCGAGGAGATTCGGGAGCTGCTGGCGCGGGTGCAGGTGATGGCCGTGTTTACGGCGCATCCGACGGAGGTTGCTCGGCGGTCTGTGATGTTCAAGCGGCGGCGGATCAGCGAGCTGTTGGAGCGGCTGGATGGGATTCCGGTTCCGGGTGCGACGCTCGAGGCGCTGGAGCGGGATCTGACGGCCGAGATTACGGCGCTGTGGCAGACGGATGATGTTCGGGCGCAGAGACCTACGGTGCGCGACGAGATTCGGATGGCGCTGGATTATTACGAGAGCTCGCTGTTCGATACGCTGCCGGTCTTGTATGGGGAGATTGAGGGGGCGCTGGCGGCGGAGCTTGGGGACAAGGTGGAGCTGGAGGACCTGCCGCTGCTGGTGACGTTTGGGAGCTGGATCGGTGGGGACCGGGATGGGAATCCGTTTGTGACCCCTGCGACTACTGCCGAGGCACTGGGGGCTGCGCGGGAGTTGTTGTTTGGGCATTATCTGAAGCGGCTGCAGACTGTGTTCGATCAGCTTGGGAGCTCGACGAATCAGGCTGGGGTAACCGACGAGTTGGAGGCTCGGCTGGAGGTTTATCTGGCGGAGCTGCGGGTGGCGGGCTCACAAAGTGCGGAGCAGCGGTTTGTGGAGCGGTTTCCGCAGGAACGGGTAAGGCTGCTGGTGGCTTGCATGATGCTGCGGCTGGGTGGGAGTCCGCAGAGCTCCGTGAAGCTGGAGGCTCCGCCGCTGGCTCCGTATACGGCGGCGACGGAGTTGGTGGGGGATCTGCGGGTACTGCGGGCGTCGCTGGGGGCGCATCATGGCGAGCGGCTGGCGGCGATGCTGATCGATCCGCTGGTGGTGGAGGCGAAGACGTATGGGCTGCACCTGCAGGCGCTGGATATTCGGCAGCATGCGCGGGTACATGCGGCGGCGATTGAAGAGCTGGCGGGGGCATCTGACGTTGCGAAGGTGCCTGAGGCCTTGAGCGCGGGGACGATGGAGGTGCTGGAGACGTTCCAGATGCTGGCGAAGCTGAAGCGGGAGTATCCGGCTGAATCCGTGGCGCGGTATGTGATCTCTGGCGCGACCTCTGCCGAGGATGTGTTGAATGTGGTGCGGCTGGCCCGGGTTGGGGGCGTTGCTGTGGAGGGATCGGAGAGTGATCCAGGGTTGCAGCCGGTGCCTTTGTTTGAATCGATTGAGGATCTGCAAAATGCGCCTGCGATCTGCCGGGAGCTTTGGGGTGCGGCGGCTTACAAGCCGCTGCTTGCGAGCTGGGGCGGTGCGCAGGAGGTGATGCTGGGGTACTCGGATTCAAACAAAGATGGCGGCATGATGACGAGTACGTGGGAGATCTTCAAGGCGCATCGTGCGCTGTATGAGGTGGCCGCGGAGTGTGGTGTGACGCTGCGGCTGTTTCATGGGCGCGGCGGGACCGTGGGGCGTGGTGGTGGGCCGACGCATCGTGCGATCTATGCACAGCCGATGGATAGTTTCAGCGGGCAGCTGCGGTTGACGGAGCAGGGTGAGGTGCTGAACTGGAAGTACTCGGATGTGGTGCTGGCGGAGCGGAACCTGGAGTTGATGATTGCGGCGTCGCTGGATGCGCTGGGACGGCCAAAGGATAAGGGCGAGCATTTGACTGGGGTGCTGTTGCCGGAGTGGGAGCGGGTGCTCGATGGGTTGAGTGAGAGCTCTTACGCTTTCTACCGGAAGCATATTGTGGATGATCCGGAGACGTTCACTTACTTTGAGCAGGCTACGCCGGTGGCGGAGTTGGAGCATGCGCGGATTGGGTCTCGGCCTGCGAAGCGGACGGATGCTTCCTCGGCGAAGAAGCGCTCGATGGAGGATCTGCGGGCGATTCCGTGGGTGTTCGGGTGGATGCAATCGAGGCACCTGGTGCCGGCCTGGTTTGGGGTGGGTCATGCGCTGGCCTTGTATGAGGCTGAGTTTGGGCTGGACTTGTTGCAGAAGATGTTCCGGTCGTTTCCGCTGTTCATCGACATTGTGCGGAATGTGGAGATGGCGCTGGCTAAGGCGGACTTCGGGATTGCGCGGCTGTATGCTTCGCTGGTGGAGGATGCGGGGCTGCGGGAGCGGGTGCTGGGGACGCTGGAACGGGAGTTCGAGCTGACGACGAAGATGGTGCTGGCGGTGACGGGCCAGAGCGTGCTGCTGGAGAGGAACGCGGTGCTGGAGCAGTCGATCCGGCTGCGGAACCCTTATGTTGATCCGCTGAGTTTGCTGCAGGTGGAACTGATGCGACGGAAGCGTGGGCTGGGCGAGGCGGATGAGGTGGAGCGGGGGAATATCGATCGGGCGATTACGGCTACGATCAATGGGATCAGCGCGGGGCTGCGGAATACGGGCTGA
- a CDS encoding four helix bundle protein gives MRSHRQLTVWQRAIELAFAIYDLTKHFPPDEHFGLTSQLRRAAVSIPSNIAEGQSRDTRGEFRHFLGISRGSLAELQTQLVLAKGLHLGDPTAIDNCESLATEVTLMLIALQNSLPKQ, from the coding sequence ATGCGCTCCCACCGCCAACTCACCGTCTGGCAACGAGCGATCGAGTTAGCCTTCGCCATCTACGACCTGACAAAGCACTTCCCACCCGATGAACACTTCGGCCTGACCTCACAACTCCGCCGCGCAGCCGTCTCCATTCCCAGCAACATCGCAGAAGGCCAAAGCCGGGACACCCGCGGCGAGTTTCGTCATTTCCTGGGCATCTCCAGAGGCTCCCTGGCCGAACTTCAAACTCAACTCGTCCTGGCCAAAGGCCTGCACTTAGGAGATCCAACCGCAATCGACAACTGCGAATCCCTCGCCACCGAAGTAACCCTCATGCTCATAGCCCTCCAAAACTCCCTACCCAAGCAATAA
- a CDS encoding outer membrane protein, translating to MSRIALTPALATAVSVIGSVGLPKFCEAQTAVSSSIVTAEEDGGNSVDRPARRAAGQMVGPKLRLYDPAKIDLSLGVFPQLTPTRTVQNFGGEQIQGTTPSVGFLTTFHQQFHAWSGYEVNFAYTRLVENYISESGGATTSTGATVGTFTRGSIGTNVYELSGAYVAKGPGATRRLQTFMLGGPAMLIFQPTTKQYQGSSSVRAAVLFGSGVDYRLSDHLGLRVEYRGLFYKNPDFAAVISNVPVSKQFTVTNEPTVSLTYRFGAYRKMQ from the coding sequence TTGAGCCGTATCGCTTTGACTCCTGCGCTTGCAACTGCTGTAAGTGTGATTGGGTCTGTAGGGTTGCCGAAGTTCTGTGAGGCGCAGACTGCTGTTTCCAGCAGTATCGTGACTGCGGAAGAAGACGGCGGCAATAGCGTAGACAGACCGGCGCGGCGGGCGGCGGGGCAGATGGTTGGGCCTAAGCTTCGGCTCTACGATCCGGCGAAGATCGATCTATCGCTGGGCGTGTTTCCGCAGTTGACGCCTACGCGGACGGTGCAGAATTTTGGCGGGGAACAGATCCAGGGGACGACACCTTCCGTGGGTTTTCTGACGACGTTTCATCAACAGTTTCATGCGTGGTCTGGGTATGAGGTCAACTTTGCTTATACGCGGCTGGTGGAGAACTACATCAGCGAGAGCGGGGGAGCTACGACCTCGACGGGCGCGACGGTGGGGACGTTCACGCGGGGTTCGATTGGGACGAACGTGTATGAGCTGAGTGGCGCATATGTGGCCAAAGGGCCGGGTGCTACGCGGCGGCTGCAGACGTTCATGCTGGGCGGGCCGGCGATGCTGATCTTTCAGCCGACGACGAAGCAGTACCAGGGGTCGTCCAGTGTGCGTGCGGCTGTGCTGTTCGGCAGTGGGGTGGACTACCGGTTGAGCGATCACCTGGGGCTGCGGGTGGAGTATCGGGGGCTGTTTTACAAGAACCCGGACTTTGCGGCGGTGATCTCAAACGTGCCGGTGAGCAAGCAGTTCACGGTGACGAACGAGCCTACGGTGAGTTTGACGTATCGGTTTGGGGCTTACAGAAAAATGCAGTGA
- a CDS encoding A/G-specific adenine glycosylase codes for MDVVGKDGLDSTHVLAFRRKLTHWYREHARELPWRGVHDPYKTWVSEVMLQQTRVAAVLEHYDRFLKLFPTIIALALAPEDEVLAAWSGLGYYRRARMLHKAAQFVVKELAGKIPGQSDELRKLPGVGEYTCAAIASIAFGESIAVVDGNVERVLLRVTGRAEEATAAGKAFIRVQAGLLVPHKRVAHHSNAAGDHNQGMMELGATVCLPRGPLCLGCPVYDLCATKGEHVTAPKGKQRSQTVAYLLETRKDGARTEVLLERRGDESSLMPGMLELPMLPLDAVEEREPILRVRHSITNTNYYVEIYTAPGMGDKKLRAAIPAARETLSWAGVGRLKELPLTGLARKVLMRMDLMGVAGPESPEMMRDEVRKALRE; via the coding sequence ATGGATGTTGTGGGGAAAGATGGGTTGGACAGTACGCATGTGCTGGCGTTTCGGCGGAAGCTGACTCATTGGTATCGGGAGCATGCTCGTGAGCTGCCTTGGCGGGGCGTGCATGATCCTTACAAGACCTGGGTGTCCGAGGTGATGCTGCAGCAGACGCGGGTGGCGGCTGTGCTGGAACACTACGACCGGTTTCTGAAGCTGTTTCCGACGATCATTGCGCTGGCGCTGGCGCCCGAGGATGAGGTGCTCGCTGCCTGGTCCGGGCTGGGGTACTACAGGCGGGCCAGGATGCTGCATAAGGCGGCGCAGTTTGTGGTAAAGGAGCTTGCGGGGAAGATTCCGGGACAGTCGGATGAGTTGCGGAAGCTGCCGGGGGTGGGGGAGTACACGTGTGCGGCGATTGCGAGTATTGCGTTTGGCGAGAGCATCGCGGTGGTGGATGGGAACGTGGAGCGGGTGCTGCTGCGCGTGACGGGGCGGGCGGAGGAGGCGACTGCGGCGGGCAAGGCGTTTATACGAGTGCAGGCGGGGCTACTGGTACCGCATAAGCGGGTGGCGCACCACTCGAATGCTGCGGGGGATCATAACCAGGGAATGATGGAGCTGGGGGCGACGGTTTGCCTGCCGCGCGGGCCGCTGTGCCTGGGGTGTCCGGTGTATGACCTTTGCGCGACCAAAGGTGAGCATGTGACGGCGCCGAAGGGCAAGCAGCGGAGCCAGACGGTGGCTTATCTGCTGGAGACTCGGAAGGATGGGGCGAGGACTGAGGTGCTGCTGGAACGGCGCGGGGATGAATCGAGCCTGATGCCGGGGATGCTGGAGCTGCCGATGCTGCCGCTGGATGCGGTGGAGGAGCGGGAGCCGATCTTGCGGGTGAGGCACTCGATTACGAACACGAACTACTATGTGGAGATTTATACGGCCCCTGGGATGGGGGATAAGAAGTTGAGAGCGGCGATTCCGGCTGCCAGGGAGACGTTGAGCTGGGCGGGGGTGGGGAGGCTAAAGGAGCTGCCGCTGACGGGGCTGGCTCGTAAGGTGTTGATGCGAATGGATCTGATGGGGGTGGCGGGGCCGGAGTCGCCGGAGATGATGAGGGATGAGGTGAGGAAGGCTTTGAGGGAGTAG
- a CDS encoding ATP-dependent DNA ligase yields the protein MNLPVMPPVLPMLAKRVAAIPEGEGWVFEPKWDGFRVLVFRDGDEILLQSRDTKPLNRYFPDVVETLLRELPPRCVLDGEIVIARDGGLDFDALQLRVHPAASRVKMLAEQTPASVVFFDLLCVGDEDLTGAPFSERRKRLEEVLAGAKVPVHITPATQDHAVASDWFERFEGAGLDGVMAKLLGGTYQADKRVMLKVKHERDCDCVVAGFRWHKDGPGTLVGSLLLGLYDDAGALQHVGVCASFTAAKRKELVEFLAPYREGAMEGHPWAGWAEADVEGRMPGGKSRWTGSKDLSWVALRPVLVVEVAYEHMQGMRFRHMSQFRRWRTDKAPKDCTYAQLEVVAAQELMEIFRESTL from the coding sequence GTGAATCTTCCTGTGATGCCGCCGGTGCTGCCTATGCTTGCGAAGCGGGTGGCTGCGATCCCTGAGGGTGAGGGGTGGGTGTTCGAGCCGAAGTGGGATGGGTTTCGGGTGCTGGTGTTTCGGGATGGGGACGAGATCCTGCTGCAGAGCCGGGATACCAAACCGCTGAACCGATACTTTCCGGATGTGGTGGAGACGCTGCTGCGTGAGTTGCCGCCGCGGTGCGTGCTCGACGGAGAGATTGTGATTGCGCGGGATGGCGGGTTGGACTTTGATGCTCTGCAACTGAGGGTGCATCCGGCGGCTTCTCGGGTGAAGATGCTGGCGGAGCAGACGCCGGCGTCGGTGGTGTTCTTCGATCTGCTTTGCGTGGGGGATGAGGATCTTACGGGGGCTCCGTTTTCTGAGCGGCGCAAGCGGCTGGAAGAGGTGCTCGCGGGGGCTAAGGTGCCGGTACACATCACGCCCGCCACTCAGGATCATGCGGTGGCTTCGGATTGGTTTGAAAGATTTGAGGGGGCGGGGCTGGATGGGGTGATGGCCAAGCTGCTCGGCGGGACGTATCAGGCTGATAAGCGGGTCATGCTGAAGGTGAAGCATGAGCGGGACTGCGACTGCGTGGTCGCGGGGTTTCGGTGGCACAAGGATGGGCCGGGGACGCTGGTGGGGTCGCTGCTGCTGGGGCTCTATGACGACGCGGGTGCTTTGCAGCATGTGGGGGTTTGTGCCAGCTTTACGGCGGCGAAGCGGAAGGAGCTTGTGGAGTTCCTCGCGCCTTATCGCGAAGGGGCTATGGAGGGGCATCCGTGGGCGGGATGGGCGGAGGCGGATGTCGAGGGAAGGATGCCGGGCGGGAAGAGCCGGTGGACGGGCAGCAAGGACCTGAGCTGGGTGGCGCTGCGGCCGGTGTTGGTGGTGGAGGTGGCGTACGAGCATATGCAGGGGATGCGGTTTCGGCATATGAGCCAGTTCAGGCGGTGGCGGACGGATAAGGCACCGAAGGACTGTACGTATGCTCAGTTGGAGGTGGTGGCTGCGCAGGAGTTGATGGAGATCTTTCGGGAATCGACCCTTTGA
- a CDS encoding cation diffusion facilitator family transporter: MHMVASNNRTMQRILKTSLALTAAYVITTFYFGLRAHSLALISEAGHNVSDMLAIILSFVAVYFQSRPANDHKTFGYQRAGVLAAFVNALTLIVLAAWIAISALHRLYAPVTVQPRLMMYVAVAGVLMNGLIATLLWKFSGDVNIRSVFLHMLGDTLSTAAVIAGGAAILFTGLQWIDPVLSLIIAGMIMISSYGIVRDTLNILLEGTPKNLSLPDIRTAIESVEGVNGVHDLHVWSLGSKSHALASHVLVSEMPMSDCTHILDSIQNALWDKFHISHTTIQFETRGCETTHGCSAPPELEIAGAHSHDHSHHGHSH, encoded by the coding sequence ATGCACATGGTCGCCTCAAACAACCGTACGATGCAGCGAATCCTCAAGACTTCGCTCGCCCTGACGGCCGCCTATGTCATCACCACCTTCTACTTCGGCCTCCGCGCCCACTCCCTCGCTCTCATCTCTGAGGCCGGCCACAACGTCTCGGACATGCTCGCCATCATCCTGAGCTTCGTCGCCGTCTACTTCCAGTCCCGCCCCGCCAACGACCACAAGACCTTCGGCTATCAGCGCGCCGGCGTCCTCGCCGCCTTCGTCAACGCCCTCACCTTGATCGTCCTCGCCGCCTGGATCGCCATCTCCGCTCTCCATCGCCTGTACGCCCCGGTCACCGTCCAGCCCCGCCTCATGATGTACGTGGCCGTCGCCGGCGTTTTGATGAACGGCCTCATCGCCACCCTCCTCTGGAAGTTTTCCGGCGACGTCAACATCCGCAGCGTCTTCCTCCACATGCTCGGCGATACGCTCTCCACCGCAGCCGTCATCGCCGGCGGCGCAGCCATCCTGTTCACCGGCCTCCAGTGGATCGACCCCGTCCTCTCCCTCATCATCGCCGGCATGATCATGATCAGCTCCTACGGCATCGTGCGCGACACCCTCAACATCCTCCTCGAAGGCACCCCCAAGAACCTCAGCCTGCCCGACATCCGCACCGCCATCGAGAGCGTAGAAGGCGTCAACGGCGTCCATGACCTCCACGTCTGGAGCCTCGGCTCCAAGTCCCACGCCCTGGCCAGCCACGTCCTCGTCTCAGAGATGCCCATGAGCGATTGCACCCACATCCTCGACAGCATCCAGAACGCCCTCTGGGACAAGTTCCACATCTCCCACACCACCATCCAGTTTGAAACCCGCGGCTGCGAGACCACCCACGGCTGCTCCGCCCCACCCGAACTAGAGATCGCCGGCGCACACTCCCACGATCACAGCCACCACGGCCACTCCCACTAG